In Marinihelvus fidelis, one genomic interval encodes:
- a CDS encoding squalene/phytoene synthase family protein, which translates to MTPASRSACLAIVPGAGSAFDSAARFLRNQPAESLLAAEALVRSVIEVPATVSDPGVALVKLKWWRDAVADAVVKGAHQHPVIQAALDTGALAHWREEAWNDGVLAIGLQCDGGPFNHTDALLDWHCNARGGLEMALLRKSTEARDAGLAMAVLEPLESWLVNGGEPTWLPLDVLARKGGMSAQAHADDESVRAALVGELAGAVLSRVRKPSEVQDCPNALETGLSVRDHVVFLRLARLAKAPASVQRRGIVPTLGEVFSTWRHARRATARMAS; encoded by the coding sequence ATGACGCCCGCGTCCCGTTCAGCCTGCCTGGCGATCGTGCCGGGCGCGGGCTCCGCCTTTGACTCGGCTGCCCGTTTCCTTCGCAACCAGCCTGCTGAATCCCTGCTCGCTGCTGAAGCGCTGGTGCGCTCGGTGATCGAGGTGCCTGCCACGGTCTCTGACCCCGGCGTGGCCCTGGTCAAGCTGAAATGGTGGCGCGATGCGGTCGCCGACGCGGTGGTCAAGGGTGCGCACCAGCACCCGGTCATCCAGGCCGCATTGGACACGGGTGCGCTTGCCCACTGGCGCGAAGAGGCCTGGAATGACGGGGTCCTGGCCATCGGGCTCCAGTGTGATGGTGGCCCGTTCAACCACACAGACGCGCTGCTCGACTGGCATTGCAATGCCCGGGGCGGGCTGGAAATGGCACTGCTCCGCAAATCTACTGAGGCAAGGGATGCCGGCCTGGCCATGGCTGTGCTGGAGCCACTGGAATCCTGGCTGGTCAATGGCGGCGAGCCGACATGGCTGCCGCTCGATGTGCTGGCCAGGAAAGGCGGGATGTCGGCCCAGGCTCACGCCGATGACGAGTCAGTACGGGCCGCACTGGTTGGTGAGCTGGCCGGGGCCGTATTGTCCCGTGTGAGGAAACCATCGGAAGTGCAGGACTGCCCCAACGCATTGGAAACAGGCCTGTCCGTGCGCGATCACGTGGTCTTTCTGCGTTTGGCAAGGCTTGCCAAAGCGCCCGCATCCGTACAGCGGCGGGGCATCGTGCCGACACTGGGCGAGGTGTTTTCCACCTGGCGCCATGCGCGTCGCGCCACTGCTAGAATGGCGTCATGA
- a CDS encoding histidine triad nucleotide-binding protein, which translates to MSEDLFLKIIDREIPADIVHEDDDVIAFRDINPQAPLHVLIVPKYHIRTINDIEQKDEILVGKLFSVAKEIAREAGYAEDGYRVVMNCNGSAGQTVFHIHLHLLAGREFSWPPG; encoded by the coding sequence ATGTCAGAAGATCTGTTCCTGAAAATCATCGACCGCGAAATCCCCGCGGATATCGTCCACGAAGACGACGACGTGATCGCCTTCCGTGACATCAATCCGCAAGCCCCGCTGCACGTGTTGATCGTCCCCAAGTATCACATCAGGACGATTAACGACATAGAGCAGAAAGACGAAATACTTGTAGGAAAACTATTCTCAGTGGCGAAGGAAATCGCCCGGGAGGCGGGCTACGCCGAAGATGGCTACCGCGTCGTGATGAACTGTAACGGCAGCGCCGGCCAAACCGTATTTCACATCCACCTGCACCTGCTCGCAGGCCGGGAGTTCAGCTGGCCGCCAGGCTGA
- a CDS encoding GFA family protein, translated as MNAQRACEGGCHCGAVRFRIAVPGEVDVLRCNCSICRMTGYQHLTIRHEDFTLLRGGDTLTEYRFNTGTARHLFCAHCGIKSFYQPRSHPDAWSVNLNCVELPAGVHVRMVEFDGGNWERHVDEIRELVN; from the coding sequence ATGAACGCACAACGCGCTTGTGAGGGCGGTTGCCACTGTGGCGCCGTACGCTTCCGGATCGCCGTTCCCGGCGAGGTCGATGTGCTGCGTTGCAATTGTTCCATCTGCCGTATGACCGGCTACCAGCACCTGACCATCCGGCACGAAGATTTCACGCTGCTGCGCGGCGGCGACACACTGACGGAATACCGCTTTAATACCGGTACTGCCCGGCACCTGTTCTGTGCCCACTGCGGAATCAAGTCGTTCTACCAGCCGCGGTCCCACCCCGACGCCTGGAGCGTCAACCTCAATTGCGTGGAACTGCCGGCCGGCGTGCATGTTCGAATGGTTGAATTTGACGGCGGCAACTGGGAGCGACACGTGGATGAAATCCGTGAACTGGTCAACTAG
- the ubiG gene encoding bifunctional 2-polyprenyl-6-hydroxyphenol methylase/3-demethylubiquinol 3-O-methyltransferase UbiG — MNTSNLDPAERDRFNELASSWWDPQGESKPLHDLNPARLRYIRDRATLAGAAVVDVGCGGGLLSEGMAAMGARVTGLDVARRALDVARLHLHESQLEVDYVETTVEAYADDHAGTFDVVTCLEMIEHVPDPVSVVAACARLLKPGGQAFFSTLNRTPVAFALAIVGAEHVMRMLPRGTHRYDRFIRPSELSAWLRRAGLEVHEVTGLHYNPLSGTVRTGGRLDVNYLVHASRPVAAP, encoded by the coding sequence ATGAACACGTCGAACCTCGACCCGGCCGAACGGGATCGTTTCAACGAACTCGCGTCCAGCTGGTGGGATCCGCAGGGCGAGTCGAAGCCGCTGCATGACCTGAACCCGGCGCGCCTGCGCTATATCCGTGATCGCGCAACGCTTGCCGGCGCGGCCGTTGTCGATGTCGGCTGTGGTGGTGGCCTGCTCTCGGAAGGCATGGCCGCGATGGGTGCGCGGGTCACTGGCCTGGATGTCGCCCGCCGCGCACTTGACGTCGCCCGCCTGCATCTTCACGAAAGCCAGCTTGAAGTCGACTATGTCGAAACCACGGTCGAAGCCTATGCGGACGACCACGCCGGCACCTTTGACGTGGTGACCTGCCTGGAAATGATCGAGCATGTTCCGGATCCGGTGTCCGTGGTGGCGGCCTGCGCACGACTGCTGAAGCCGGGTGGCCAGGCGTTTTTCTCGACGCTGAACCGTACGCCGGTCGCTTTCGCGCTGGCGATCGTTGGGGCAGAGCATGTCATGCGCATGTTGCCCCGGGGCACGCATCGCTACGACCGCTTCATCCGCCCGTCCGAGTTGTCAGCCTGGCTGCGGCGCGCAGGGCTGGAGGTGCACGAAGTCACCGGCCTGCATTACAACCCGCTGTCCGGAACTGTGCGCACCGGGGGCAGGCTGGATGTCAATTACCTGGTTCATGCCTCCCGGCCCGTAGCGGCTCCATAG
- a CDS encoding Slp family lipoprotein, whose protein sequence is MTLSACTTVQFDGTEDRLQVYPTDVGKNGVPTQGVVVWGGQVMALTNSEEGTILQILAVPIDSGNVPQPDSRSVGRFIAFYPGFLEPRDYGEGRWVTLAGDLDGLADAQVGEYVMSVPYVKVRQIHLWPPNPYNWSPNWNVGVGVGVTL, encoded by the coding sequence GTGACCCTTAGTGCGTGCACAACCGTGCAGTTTGACGGCACCGAAGACCGGTTACAGGTCTATCCCACCGATGTCGGCAAAAACGGTGTGCCCACGCAGGGCGTCGTGGTCTGGGGCGGCCAGGTCATGGCCCTGACCAACAGCGAGGAAGGCACCATCCTGCAGATCCTTGCCGTACCCATCGACAGTGGCAACGTTCCGCAACCGGATTCGCGTTCAGTAGGGCGGTTTATCGCGTTTTACCCCGGCTTCCTGGAACCGCGGGACTACGGGGAAGGGCGCTGGGTCACACTGGCTGGTGACCTTGACGGCCTGGCCGACGCGCAGGTCGGTGAATACGTGATGAGTGTGCCCTACGTGAAGGTCCGGCAGATCCACCTCTGGCCGCCCAATCCCTACAACTGGTCACCGAACTGGAATGTGGGCGTCGGCGTTGGTGTAACGCTCTGA
- a CDS encoding TRZ/ATZ family hydrolase, whose protein sequence is MSASMLLLPRYLLPVRPARELQVGMAVRVVDGNIDAVLPRAEALARFPEDRRVELDRHVLMPGLVNMHTHSPMALLRGYADDLALDTWLQDHIWPAEGRWVSEAFVRDGTRLAMAEMIRGGTTCFNEMYFFPREIARVAAEAGVRAVIGNPVIDVPTPWASGIDQCLALAESLSDMVEAEPLLDMTLAPHAPYTVDDAGLSRVAELSATRGWRVNMHVLEAGWEVARSQEMHGEDTLSRMDRLGLLSPDFVAVHMVHLTAADIELVAERGVHVVHCPESNLKLASGISPVAQLLAAGVNVAVGTDGAASNNDLDLLGELRTAALLAKGSSGDPAALDAWAAIEMATLSGARALGLGDRLGSIEPGKAADLAAMDLSAPETQPEHHVQSQVVYAANSRQFSHVWVAGKALMEEGELTTLDVDRVVARAAEWDERLAVRAA, encoded by the coding sequence ATGAGCGCCAGCATGCTGCTCCTGCCGCGCTACCTGCTGCCGGTCCGGCCGGCGCGGGAATTGCAGGTTGGGATGGCCGTTCGCGTTGTCGACGGCAACATCGACGCGGTGTTGCCCAGGGCAGAGGCGCTTGCGCGCTTTCCCGAAGACCGGCGTGTCGAACTTGATCGCCACGTGTTGATGCCCGGGCTGGTCAACATGCATACGCATTCGCCGATGGCGCTGTTGCGTGGCTACGCCGACGACCTGGCCCTGGATACCTGGCTGCAGGACCACATCTGGCCGGCCGAGGGTCGCTGGGTCAGCGAGGCCTTCGTCCGTGATGGCACGCGACTGGCCATGGCGGAAATGATCCGCGGCGGCACGACCTGCTTCAACGAAATGTATTTCTTCCCGCGGGAAATCGCGCGAGTCGCGGCCGAGGCCGGTGTGCGCGCGGTGATCGGCAACCCCGTCATTGATGTCCCCACGCCGTGGGCCAGTGGCATCGACCAGTGCCTGGCGCTGGCCGAAAGCCTGTCCGACATGGTCGAGGCCGAACCGCTGCTGGACATGACCCTGGCGCCGCATGCCCCGTACACCGTGGACGATGCCGGCCTGTCCCGTGTGGCTGAACTGTCCGCAACGCGGGGCTGGCGGGTGAACATGCACGTGCTCGAGGCGGGCTGGGAAGTCGCGCGGTCGCAGGAGATGCACGGCGAAGATACCTTGTCCCGGATGGACCGCCTGGGGCTGCTGAGCCCGGATTTCGTCGCCGTGCACATGGTGCACCTGACGGCCGCGGATATCGAGTTGGTTGCAGAACGTGGCGTGCATGTCGTGCATTGCCCTGAGTCCAACCTGAAGCTGGCCAGCGGAATCAGCCCGGTCGCGCAGCTGCTGGCCGCAGGCGTTAACGTTGCTGTCGGCACGGATGGTGCCGCCAGCAACAATGATCTGGACCTGCTGGGTGAGCTCCGCACCGCGGCCTTGCTGGCCAAGGGCTCGTCGGGTGACCCGGCTGCGCTGGATGCCTGGGCCGCCATCGAGATGGCCACGCTGTCCGGCGCGCGGGCCCTGGGCCTGGGCGACCGCCTGGGCAGTATCGAACCGGGCAAGGCCGCGGATCTCGCCGCGATGGACCTGTCCGCGCCCGAGACCCAGCCCGAACACCATGTTCAGTCACAGGTTGTCTACGCCGCCAATTCCCGCCAGTTTTCGCATGTCTGGGTTGCGGGCAAAGCGCTGATGGAAGAGGGCGAACTGACCACGCTGGACGTCGACCGGGTGGTCGCACGCGCCGCCGAATGGGACGAACGCCTAGCGGTGAGGGCGGCATGA
- a CDS encoding FmdB family zinc ribbon protein, with product MRAGNFIPFSAGGQTMGLWRAGDCGDNGRMPTYVYQPTGDDQCRYCMNGFEWRQKISAPALERCPECGSAIRRVISAPALTSSGPAMDEKNIDKHGFTQYRKLEKGVYEKTAGKGPAIIDGRETGTKR from the coding sequence TTGAGAGCCGGCAATTTTATTCCGTTTTCAGCCGGGGGCCAAACCATGGGGCTTTGGCGCGCTGGCGATTGCGGTGATAATGGGCGTATGCCGACCTACGTCTATCAACCCACGGGCGACGACCAGTGCCGTTACTGCATGAACGGCTTTGAATGGCGCCAGAAAATCTCGGCCCCGGCCCTGGAACGGTGCCCGGAATGCGGCTCGGCGATCCGCCGCGTCATTTCGGCACCCGCGCTGACCAGTTCAGGGCCTGCGATGGACGAAAAGAACATCGATAAACACGGTTTCACCCAGTATCGAAAACTGGAGAAAGGTGTTTACGAGAAAACGGCTGGCAAGGGCCCGGCGATCATTGACGGGCGAGAAACGGGCACCAAGCGCTGA
- a CDS encoding SDR family NAD(P)-dependent oxidoreductase has protein sequence MSNSKHVKTVLITGAAGGLGRSLALACAKQGMQLVVLDKDRRGLAGLCDEIECSGAPAPGVCEYDLVALGPDQCDELVSGIVEAYGQLDGLVHCATRFDGLQPLDQVAGDAWLGHMQVNLNAPWLLTRTALPALRDQGGAVVFAINDDAARGKAYWGPYGTSQSALQTMVTMLFEECEGTPCRVYGINPGPMRTGVRAKAFHTEDPSSVPSPDRAAGKFLDAVLGKCAAGPALQLD, from the coding sequence ATGTCGAATTCCAAGCATGTAAAAACCGTCCTGATTACCGGCGCCGCCGGTGGCCTGGGTCGCTCACTGGCCCTGGCCTGTGCGAAGCAGGGCATGCAACTGGTGGTGCTGGACAAGGACCGTCGCGGCCTCGCAGGTCTCTGCGACGAGATCGAATGTTCCGGCGCGCCCGCGCCCGGCGTCTGTGAGTACGACCTGGTCGCCCTCGGCCCTGACCAGTGCGACGAACTGGTTTCCGGCATTGTCGAGGCCTATGGCCAACTCGACGGCCTTGTTCACTGCGCAACACGATTCGATGGATTGCAGCCGCTGGACCAGGTCGCTGGTGACGCCTGGCTCGGTCACATGCAGGTCAACCTCAATGCACCGTGGCTGCTGACGCGTACCGCGCTGCCGGCGCTACGGGATCAAGGCGGGGCCGTCGTGTTCGCAATCAACGACGATGCGGCTCGCGGCAAGGCATACTGGGGTCCATATGGCACCAGCCAGTCAGCCCTTCAAACGATGGTCACGATGTTGTTTGAGGAATGTGAAGGAACGCCATGCCGGGTCTACGGCATCAATCCCGGCCCCATGCGGACCGGTGTTCGAGCCAAGGCATTTCACACTGAGGACCCTTCATCGGTCCCGTCCCCCGACCGTGCCGCCGGAAAGTTTCTCGACGCGGTCCTGGGCAAGTGCGCAGCCGGGCCAGCCTTGCAGCTAGACTAG